A stretch of Triticum aestivum cultivar Chinese Spring chromosome 1D, IWGSC CS RefSeq v2.1, whole genome shotgun sequence DNA encodes these proteins:
- the LOC123168301 gene encoding transcription repressor OFP8 has protein sequence MKAMILRRRGAGGGLRITRKGRGFMCGCGGSKAVSVSDGSDKQSPMATPPTNTSTATTTTTMSTVTTTATRRAENSRAASLISTAAASSSFSPSSTDEADTSVGSTPSVAALLRQLGELERTVRSLQGAAAEGVGDGRRHRRTASEGGGRRVEESVAVVKESADPLADFRRSMLQMIVEKEIVGGADLRELLHRFLSLNSPHHHHLILRAFAEIWEEVFSGYERTPDFLVSHSHGRKRLPAANSLC, from the coding sequence ATGAAGGCGATGATACTACGCCGCCGCGGCGCCGGTGGCGGGCTGCGCATCACGAGGAAGGGCCGCGGCTTCATGTGCGGCTGCGGCGGTTCCAAGGCCGTCTCCGTCTCCGACGGCTCCGACAAGCAGTCCCCCATGGCCACGCCGCCCACCAACACGTCGACCGCGACCACCACGACCACCATGTCCACGGTCACCACCACGGCGACGAGGAGGGCAGAGAACAGCAGGGCGGCGTCGTTGATCTCCACCGCGGCCGCGTCCTCCTCGTTCTCACCCTCCTCGACGGACGAGGCCGACACCAGCGTGGGGAGCACCCCCAGCGTCGCCGCGCTCCTGCGGCAGCTCGGCGAGCTCGAGCGCACCGTCCGCTCCCTGCAGGGCGCCGCCGCCGAAGGCGTCGGCGACGGGAGGCGGCACAGGCGCACCGCCAGCGAGGGCGGCGGCAGGAGGGTGGAGGAGAGCGTGGCGGTGGTGAAGGAGTCGGCCGACCCGCTCGCCGACTTCCGGCGGTCGATGCTGCAGATGATCGTGGAGAAGGAGATCGTGGGCGGCGCCGACCTGAGGGAACTCCTCCACCGGTTCCTGTCCCTCAACtcgccgcaccaccaccacctcatCCTCCGGGCCTTCGCCGAGATCTGGGAGGAGGTGTTCTCCGGCTACGAGCGCACCCCGGACTTCCTCGTCTCCCACTCCCACGGCAGGAAAAGGCTCCCCGCAGCCAATTCCCTCTGCTGA